TGCACTTCCACTCTGGCAGTTACTTCTTTAATATCAAACGGCTTTGTCACATAATCATCCGCTCCGCCGCGCAAAAATTCCACTTTATCATCAATCGTATCTTTTGCTGTTAGAATGATCACCGGGGTATTTCCTTTCTTTCGAATATCTCTAAGTACTTCTTCCCCCGGAATTCCCGGAAGCATTAAATCAAGAAGTATAACCGAATATCTTTCCCCCTGTAAAATCATTC
The genomic region above belongs to Desulfovibrio desulfuricans and contains:
- a CDS encoding response regulator translates to MILQGERYSVILLDLMLPGIPGEEVLRDIRKKGNTPVIILTAKDTIDDKVEFLRGGADDYVTKPFDIKEVTARVEV